A stretch of the Paenibacillus dendritiformis genome encodes the following:
- the yqfC gene encoding sporulation protein YqfC has product MSRIARKLRQWSVNWFDLPQDMITDMPRLVMTGNRKLVVENHQGILHFSDQHMRLALAAGQLEVYGTGLTIRAIYTEEICIEGVINDIKYHGTGGTS; this is encoded by the coding sequence ATGAGCCGCATTGCCCGCAAATTGCGCCAGTGGTCCGTAAATTGGTTCGATCTGCCGCAGGATATGATCACCGATATGCCCCGTCTGGTCATGACCGGCAATCGCAAGCTGGTCGTAGAGAACCATCAGGGCATTCTTCACTTCTCCGATCAGCACATGCGACTCGCCTTGGCAGCGGGCCAACTGGAAGTGTACGGAACCGGTTTGACGATTCGCGCCATCTATACGGAGGAAATCTGTATCGAGGGCGTTATCAACGATATCAAATACCACGGAACGGGGGGAACGTCGTGA